A section of the Verrucomicrobium sp. GAS474 genome encodes:
- the rplM gene encoding 50S ribosomal protein L13 — MSKTTISAKASEIERKWFVIDAANKVVGHVAEKAAVLLRGKHKTLYTPHVDSGDFVVVINASKAIFTGKKETQKEYRSFSGFMGGHKSETPARRRIRKPELLIETAVKGMIPHNRLGRQIYRKLNVYAGAEHPHAAQQPVAVEVTN, encoded by the coding sequence ATGAGCAAAACGACGATCAGCGCCAAGGCCTCCGAAATCGAACGCAAGTGGTTCGTCATCGACGCCGCCAATAAGGTGGTGGGCCACGTGGCCGAAAAAGCCGCAGTCCTCCTCCGCGGCAAGCACAAAACCCTTTATACCCCCCATGTCGACTCGGGCGACTTCGTCGTCGTGATCAACGCCTCCAAGGCGATCTTCACCGGCAAGAAGGAGACCCAGAAGGAATACCGGAGCTTCTCCGGCTTCATGGGCGGCCACAAGTCCGAGACCCCGGCCCGCCGCCGCATCCGGAAGCCCGAACTGCTGATCGAGACCGCCGTGAAGGGGATGATCCCCCACAACCGCCTCGGCCGCCAGATCTACCGCAAGCTCAACGTCTACGCCGGTGCGGAGCATCCCCACGCCGCGCAGCAGCCCGTCGCCGTCGAGGTGACCAACTAA
- the rpsI gene encoding 30S ribosomal protein S9, whose product MPTASPIQTTGRRKTAIVTVKLSPGTGIVTVNGRDVNDYFTTTTSRIEAVKPLNAIEGGKKFDFVCKAIGGGTTGQAGALSLAIARALIEHDAELRPALKKGGFLRRDPRMKERKKSGQPGARKRFQFSKR is encoded by the coding sequence ATGCCCACCGCTTCCCCGATCCAGACCACGGGCCGCCGCAAGACGGCGATCGTCACTGTCAAGCTCAGCCCCGGCACCGGCATCGTCACGGTCAACGGCCGCGACGTGAACGACTACTTCACCACCACCACCTCCCGCATCGAGGCCGTCAAGCCCCTCAACGCGATCGAGGGCGGCAAGAAGTTCGACTTCGTCTGCAAGGCCATCGGCGGCGGCACCACCGGCCAGGCCGGCGCCCTCAGCCTCGCCATCGCCCGCGCCCTCATCGAGCACGACGCGGAACTCCGCCCCGCCCTCAAGAAGGGCGGCTTCCTCCGCCGCGATCCCCGCATGAAGGAGCGCAAGAAGTCCGGCCAGCCCGGCGCCCGCAAGCGCTTCCAGTTCTCCAAGCGTTAG
- the argC gene encoding N-acetyl-gamma-glutamyl-phosphate reductase has product MNTAIIGASGYAGEETVRILSRHPRLKITAVTSRQFKGKTLGAVVGGLTRNRDILFEDLSPEQVAERADLFVLAVPHGVASEYAVPLRKAGKLVVDLSADFRLHDPAVYEEFYGHPHPSPELLKESVYALPELHADAIRKADLIASPGCYPTSILLALAPAVQEGLIDLATISITSLSGVTGAGKKAEIPLLHGEIGESAKAYGIPKHRHLSEIEQELALLAGKPVRVSFVPHLIPINRGILTTITAQLVQPPEIAVIAAIQALYEEAYRNAPFVRVLAADAPLPEVKNVARTNVAEIALRVDPRTGRLIVISAIDNLVKGTAGQAVQAINLRLGWPEDEGLL; this is encoded by the coding sequence ATGAATACCGCCATCATCGGAGCGTCCGGCTATGCGGGCGAGGAGACCGTGCGGATCCTCTCCCGGCATCCCCGGCTGAAGATCACGGCGGTGACCTCCCGGCAGTTCAAGGGGAAGACCCTCGGGGCGGTCGTCGGCGGCCTCACCCGGAACCGGGATATCCTCTTCGAGGACCTCTCCCCGGAGCAGGTCGCGGAGCGGGCCGACCTCTTCGTCCTCGCGGTCCCCCACGGCGTCGCCTCGGAGTACGCCGTCCCCCTGCGGAAGGCCGGGAAACTCGTCGTCGATCTCAGTGCCGACTTCCGGCTCCACGACCCGGCGGTCTACGAGGAATTCTACGGCCATCCCCATCCCTCGCCCGAGCTCCTCAAGGAATCGGTCTACGCCCTCCCCGAGCTCCACGCCGACGCCATCCGCAAGGCCGACCTCATCGCCTCCCCCGGCTGCTATCCCACCAGCATCCTCCTCGCCCTCGCCCCCGCCGTGCAGGAAGGGCTGATCGACCTCGCCACGATTTCCATCACCTCCCTCAGCGGCGTCACCGGCGCGGGGAAGAAGGCCGAGATCCCCCTCCTCCACGGCGAGATCGGCGAGAGCGCGAAGGCCTACGGCATCCCGAAGCACCGGCACCTGAGCGAGATCGAGCAGGAACTCGCCCTCCTGGCCGGGAAGCCGGTCCGCGTCAGCTTCGTCCCCCACCTTATCCCGATCAACCGGGGCATCCTCACCACCATCACCGCGCAGCTCGTCCAGCCGCCGGAGATCGCCGTCATCGCCGCGATCCAGGCCCTCTACGAGGAAGCCTACCGGAATGCCCCCTTCGTCCGGGTCCTCGCCGCCGACGCGCCCCTCCCCGAGGTGAAGAACGTCGCCCGGACGAACGTCGCCGAGATCGCCCTGCGGGTCGATCCCCGGACCGGGCGGCTGATCGTCATCTCGGCCATCGACAACCTCGTGAAGGGGACTGCCGGGCAGGCCGTCCAGGCGATCAACCTCCGTTTGGGATGGCCCGAGGACGAGGGACTTCTGTAG
- the argJ gene encoding bifunctional glutamate N-acetyltransferase/amino-acid acetyltransferase ArgJ, with the protein MATVIGKGKGKSKGRGKVVKAASAPDEGRITLLKNGGVTSPSGFLSSGVAAGIKKKKGARDLALVVSTVPAEVAAVFTVNQVKAAPVRVSIEHAKQGKIRAVVANAGCANACTGVDGIRDAKETTELVAASLTEAGLPAKGSEVLVCSTGRIGILLPMPAVRRGVKAATAALASDGHHAAEAIMTTDTFAKHVAVRIVIDGKPVIIGGIAKGAGMIHPDMATMLCFVTTDAAIDRTTLRRCVDEGVARSFNSISVDGDTSTNDTVIVLANGQAKNPKLTAKHPQLPLFRSALRRVMKELARMIVRDGEGISKVVEVTVKGAASAREAKLAAEAVGKSTLVKCSWCGNDPNWGRIMDALGYSKARMQEELVEIFYDGLQAVVNGQRSLVPETRIRKIVARPEFTITIHLHLGHGEYTFLTADLTEEYVTLNKGE; encoded by the coding sequence ATGGCGACTGTAATCGGTAAAGGCAAAGGCAAGAGCAAGGGCAGGGGCAAGGTCGTCAAGGCCGCCTCGGCCCCGGACGAGGGGCGGATCACGCTGCTGAAGAACGGCGGCGTCACCTCGCCCTCCGGCTTCCTCTCCTCCGGCGTCGCCGCCGGGATCAAGAAAAAGAAGGGCGCGCGCGACCTCGCCCTCGTCGTCTCGACCGTCCCCGCCGAGGTCGCCGCCGTCTTCACCGTCAACCAGGTGAAGGCCGCCCCCGTCCGCGTCTCGATCGAGCACGCGAAGCAGGGGAAGATCCGCGCCGTCGTCGCCAACGCCGGTTGCGCCAACGCCTGCACCGGCGTCGACGGCATCCGGGACGCGAAGGAGACGACCGAGCTCGTCGCCGCCTCCCTCACCGAGGCCGGGCTCCCGGCGAAGGGCTCCGAGGTCCTCGTCTGCTCCACGGGCCGGATCGGCATCCTCCTCCCGATGCCCGCCGTCCGGCGCGGGGTGAAGGCGGCGACCGCCGCCCTCGCCTCCGACGGCCACCACGCCGCCGAGGCGATCATGACGACCGACACCTTCGCGAAGCACGTCGCCGTCCGCATCGTCATCGACGGGAAGCCCGTCATCATCGGCGGCATCGCCAAGGGCGCCGGGATGATCCATCCCGACATGGCGACGATGCTCTGCTTCGTCACCACCGACGCCGCCATCGACCGGACCACCCTCCGCCGCTGCGTCGACGAGGGCGTCGCCCGCTCCTTCAACTCGATCTCCGTCGACGGCGACACCTCGACGAACGACACCGTCATCGTCCTCGCCAACGGCCAGGCGAAGAACCCGAAGCTGACCGCGAAGCACCCCCAGCTCCCCCTCTTCCGCTCCGCGCTCCGCCGCGTGATGAAGGAACTCGCCCGGATGATCGTCCGGGACGGCGAGGGGATCAGCAAGGTCGTCGAGGTCACCGTGAAGGGGGCCGCCTCCGCCCGCGAGGCGAAGCTGGCCGCCGAGGCCGTCGGCAAGTCGACCCTCGTGAAGTGCTCCTGGTGCGGCAACGACCCGAACTGGGGCCGCATCATGGACGCCCTCGGCTACTCCAAGGCCCGGATGCAGGAAGAACTCGTCGAGATCTTCTACGACGGGCTCCAGGCCGTCGTGAACGGCCAGCGGAGCCTCGTCCCCGAGACCCGCATCCGCAAGATCGTCGCCCGGCCCGAATTCACCATCACCATCCACCTCCACCTCGGCCACGGGGAATACACCTTCCTCACCGCCGACCTCACCGAGGAATACGTGACCCTGAACAAGGGAGAGTAA
- the argB gene encoding acetylglutamate kinase, whose protein sequence is MTPNDRAAVLAEALPYLQKFRGETFVIKYGGSAMENEELVGRVLRDVVFLEAAGINPVLVHGGGKAITRAMKAAGVDARFVDGLRVTDEAQIELIDRTLAAEIAPGIVRQIEAFGGHAEAISGKEVLKAVKMRYRTSKGEDVDLGFVGDVNDVVLPPIQALLDREVIPVISPLARGTGGEVYNINADIAAGEVAKALKARKLIYLTDVNGVLLDPAIPSSTIPTLTPATIADLKDKGVIAGGMIPKVDSAVEALQSGVGQIHFLDGRIPHALLLEIFTTAGIGTEIRND, encoded by the coding sequence ATGACCCCCAACGACCGCGCCGCCGTCCTCGCCGAGGCCCTGCCCTACCTGCAGAAATTCCGCGGGGAAACCTTCGTGATCAAGTACGGCGGCTCGGCGATGGAGAACGAGGAGCTCGTCGGACGGGTCCTCCGCGACGTCGTCTTCCTCGAGGCCGCCGGCATCAACCCCGTCCTCGTCCACGGCGGGGGGAAGGCGATCACCCGCGCGATGAAGGCGGCGGGCGTCGACGCCCGCTTCGTCGACGGCCTCCGCGTCACCGACGAGGCCCAGATCGAGCTGATCGACCGGACCCTCGCCGCCGAGATCGCCCCCGGCATCGTCCGGCAGATCGAGGCCTTCGGCGGCCACGCCGAGGCGATCTCCGGCAAGGAAGTCCTCAAGGCCGTGAAGATGCGCTACCGGACGTCGAAGGGCGAGGACGTCGACCTCGGCTTCGTCGGCGACGTCAACGACGTCGTCCTCCCGCCCATCCAGGCTCTCCTCGATCGCGAGGTCATCCCCGTCATCTCCCCCCTCGCGCGCGGGACCGGCGGCGAGGTCTACAACATCAATGCCGACATCGCCGCGGGCGAGGTGGCGAAGGCGCTGAAGGCGCGGAAGCTCATCTACCTCACCGACGTCAACGGCGTCCTCCTCGATCCGGCGATCCCCTCCTCGACGATCCCGACCCTCACCCCGGCCACCATCGCCGACCTCAAGGACAAGGGCGTCATCGCCGGGGGCATGATCCCGAAGGTCGACTCGGCGGTCGAGGCCCTCCAGAGCGGCGTCGGCCAGATCCACTTCCTCGACGGCCGGATTCCCCACGCCCTCCTCCTCGAAATCTTCACCACGGCGGGGATCGGCACCGAGATCCGCAACGACTGA
- the argF gene encoding ornithine carbamoyltransferase — translation MKHFLALEGFGLADSRDILERAAAFKRDRDTRTGHAKPLSGQTWALIFTKSSTRTRVSFEVGIRELGGESLFLSSNDIQLGRGEPIRDTARVLGRMTHGAVIRTFAQSDVAEFASFGKIPTVNALTDEEHPCQVLTDVFTFEEKRGSIAGKKVAFIGDAACNMGRSWAYAAGIFGFDIVFAAPKGYECPVSGPNVFQTTSCAEAAAGADLLYTDVWVSMGKEAESAQRLADMAPYQINAALLARAKPDALVLHCLPAYRGKEITEEVMEARAQDIFDQAENRLHVQKGVLDWLVG, via the coding sequence ATGAAGCATTTCCTCGCCCTCGAAGGCTTCGGCCTGGCCGATTCCCGGGACATCCTTGAGCGGGCCGCCGCCTTCAAGCGGGACCGCGACACCCGGACCGGCCACGCGAAGCCCCTCTCCGGGCAGACCTGGGCCCTCATCTTCACGAAGTCGTCGACCCGCACCCGCGTCTCCTTCGAGGTCGGCATCCGGGAACTCGGCGGCGAGTCGCTCTTCCTTTCGTCGAACGACATCCAGCTGGGCCGGGGCGAGCCGATCCGCGACACCGCCCGCGTCCTCGGGCGGATGACCCACGGCGCCGTGATCCGCACCTTCGCCCAGAGCGACGTCGCCGAGTTCGCCTCCTTCGGCAAGATCCCGACCGTCAACGCCCTCACCGACGAGGAACATCCCTGCCAGGTCCTCACCGACGTCTTCACCTTCGAGGAAAAGCGCGGCTCGATCGCCGGGAAGAAGGTCGCCTTCATCGGCGACGCCGCCTGCAACATGGGCCGCTCCTGGGCCTACGCTGCCGGGATCTTCGGCTTCGACATCGTCTTCGCCGCGCCGAAGGGCTACGAGTGCCCCGTCTCCGGGCCGAACGTCTTCCAGACCACCTCGTGCGCCGAAGCCGCCGCCGGGGCCGACCTCCTCTACACCGACGTCTGGGTCTCCATGGGGAAGGAGGCCGAATCGGCCCAGCGCCTCGCCGACATGGCCCCCTACCAGATCAACGCCGCCCTCCTCGCCCGGGCCAAGCCCGACGCGCTCGTCCTCCACTGCCTCCCCGCCTACCGGGGGAAGGAGATCACCGAAGAGGTGATGGAAGCGCGCGCGCAGGATATCTTCGACCAGGCCGAGAACCGGCTCCACGTCCAGAAGGGCGTCCTCGACTGGCTGGTGGGGTAA
- a CDS encoding sigma-70 family RNA polymerase sigma factor, which yields MEKNDADLSHAPWVEAARVGDAPAQEALIRLYQQRIAGFVYAMTGETGHVEDLSQQIFVKMVHGLPSLKEAIRFEAWLFRLARNVCLSHIRRRRWLGRFVAFDDVGDDYDPPAPPPEATTEDREEAEARLLWLQRAMASLPMGQRELLAMLQDREMSYEEMARITGASVSSVKSRLFRAREQLKAWRQNGFRFGT from the coding sequence ATGGAGAAGAACGACGCCGACCTGTCCCATGCCCCGTGGGTCGAGGCGGCCCGCGTCGGCGACGCTCCGGCCCAGGAAGCCCTGATCCGGCTCTACCAGCAGCGGATCGCCGGTTTCGTCTACGCGATGACGGGGGAAACGGGACACGTCGAGGATCTTTCCCAGCAGATTTTCGTCAAGATGGTGCACGGATTGCCCAGCTTGAAGGAAGCGATTCGGTTCGAGGCATGGCTCTTCCGCCTGGCGCGGAACGTCTGCCTCTCCCACATCCGGCGGCGGCGCTGGCTGGGGCGGTTCGTCGCCTTCGACGATGTCGGGGACGATTACGATCCCCCCGCGCCCCCGCCCGAGGCGACGACGGAGGACCGGGAGGAGGCGGAGGCCCGCCTCCTGTGGCTGCAGCGGGCCATGGCCTCCCTGCCCATGGGGCAGCGGGAGTTGTTGGCAATGCTGCAGGATCGTGAGATGAGTTATGAAGAGATGGCCCGGATCACCGGCGCCAGCGTCAGTTCGGTGAAGTCGCGTCTCTTCAGGGCGCGGGAACAATTGAAAGCATGGAGGCAAAATGGATTTCGCTTCGGAACCTAG
- a CDS encoding RNA-binding protein gives MKLYVGNLSFQTSEHDLKELFSQYGNVNDVHLIMDRETQRSRGFGFVTLGSAQEGQAAIDALHGKSIDGRNLTVNEAKPMEPRRDSRGGGGGGGGGRGRY, from the coding sequence ATGAAATTATACGTAGGAAACCTTTCCTTCCAGACCAGCGAACACGACTTGAAGGAACTCTTCTCGCAGTACGGCAACGTCAACGATGTCCATCTCATCATGGATCGTGAGACGCAGCGCTCCCGCGGCTTCGGGTTCGTCACCCTCGGCAGCGCCCAGGAGGGCCAGGCCGCCATCGACGCCCTCCACGGCAAGTCGATCGACGGTCGCAACCTGACCGTCAACGAAGCCAAGCCCATGGAACCGCGTCGCGATTCCCGTGGTGGTGGCGGCGGCGGCGGCGGTGGCCGCGGTCGTTACTAA
- a CDS encoding DHA2 family efflux MFS transporter permease subunit, with protein MSAAPSSVIASMSDRRKLTLFALMAIGQFMALLDTQIVAASISDIQAGLAAAPDESSWIQTAYLIGEIVMIPLSGWLSRAFSTRWLFTASAAAFTLSSVLCGFAWSIHSMIAARALQGFVGGAMIPTVFATGFALFEGKKRALIPATLGLLSSLAPTLGPTLGGWITDTLSWRWLFFVNIVPGLVITFTIPFFEAIDEPEPSLLKKFDLIGLLLLALFLGSLQYVLEEGYRWNWLDDGTIRAWAAVSLVSGVAFVWRSLRHPSPIVDFRALKSRTFAVASLFIFVTGFGLFGGIYVLPLFLARVAGFDARQIGEAVFVAGLSQILIAPLVARLSQRADPRAMLAAGFLLFALGLWMTTYVTPQWQSGEFFWPQIVRGLAILLCIVPATNMALGSLAPAHLKMGSALFNTMRNLGGAIGIACINTWINDRTNLHWHRLAENLRAGDPKVQTSLQGIADRIGTTPGDPHTLAILARTVRQQAVTMAFADVFWLIAVLFFGALILIPLLKRTQAPSAEAAKEAH; from the coding sequence GTGAGCGCCGCCCCTTCTTCGGTGATCGCCTCCATGTCGGACCGGAGGAAGCTGACCCTCTTCGCCCTCATGGCGATCGGGCAGTTCATGGCCCTCCTCGACACCCAGATCGTCGCCGCCTCGATCTCCGACATCCAGGCGGGCCTCGCCGCCGCCCCGGACGAGAGTTCCTGGATCCAGACGGCCTACCTCATCGGGGAGATCGTCATGATCCCCCTCTCCGGCTGGCTCTCCCGCGCCTTCTCGACCCGCTGGCTCTTCACCGCCTCGGCGGCGGCCTTCACCCTCTCCAGCGTGCTGTGCGGCTTCGCCTGGAGCATCCACTCGATGATCGCCGCCCGGGCCCTCCAGGGCTTCGTCGGCGGGGCGATGATTCCGACGGTCTTCGCCACCGGCTTCGCCCTCTTCGAGGGGAAGAAGCGGGCCCTCATCCCCGCGACCCTCGGCCTCCTCAGCAGCCTCGCCCCGACCCTCGGGCCGACCCTCGGCGGCTGGATCACCGACACCCTCTCCTGGCGCTGGCTCTTCTTCGTGAACATCGTCCCCGGCCTCGTCATCACCTTCACCATCCCCTTCTTCGAGGCGATCGACGAGCCGGAACCCTCCCTCCTGAAGAAGTTCGACCTCATCGGCCTCCTCCTCCTCGCCCTCTTCCTCGGCAGCCTCCAATACGTACTGGAGGAGGGTTACCGCTGGAACTGGCTCGACGACGGGACGATCCGGGCCTGGGCCGCCGTCTCCCTCGTCTCCGGCGTCGCCTTCGTCTGGCGGTCCCTCCGCCACCCCAGCCCGATCGTCGATTTCCGGGCGCTGAAAAGCCGGACCTTCGCCGTCGCTTCCCTCTTCATCTTCGTCACCGGGTTCGGCCTCTTCGGCGGCATCTATGTCCTTCCCCTCTTCCTCGCCCGCGTCGCCGGGTTCGATGCCCGGCAGATCGGCGAGGCCGTCTTCGTCGCCGGGCTCTCCCAGATCCTCATCGCCCCCCTCGTCGCCCGGCTCTCCCAAAGGGCCGACCCCCGGGCGATGCTCGCCGCCGGCTTCCTCCTCTTCGCCCTCGGCCTCTGGATGACCACCTACGTCACCCCCCAATGGCAGAGCGGGGAATTCTTCTGGCCCCAGATCGTCCGGGGGCTCGCCATCCTCCTCTGCATCGTCCCGGCGACGAACATGGCCCTCGGCTCCCTCGCGCCCGCCCACCTGAAGATGGGGAGCGCCCTCTTCAACACCATGCGGAACCTCGGCGGAGCGATCGGCATCGCCTGCATCAACACCTGGATCAACGACCGGACGAACCTCCACTGGCACCGCCTCGCCGAGAACCTCCGCGCCGGGGACCCCAAAGTCCAGACCTCCCTCCAGGGTATCGCCGACCGGATCGGCACCACTCCGGGCGATCCCCACACCCTCGCCATCCTCGCCCGGACCGTCCGCCAGCAGGCCGTCACGATGGCCTTCGCCGACGTATTCTGGCTCATCGCCGTCCTCTTTTTCGGGGCCCTGATCCTGATTCCTCTCTTGAAACGGACCCAGGCCCCCTCGGCGGAGGCCGCGAAGGAAGCCCATTAA
- a CDS encoding TetR/AcrR family transcriptional regulator, whose protein sequence is MRYDKGHKEETRKKIVEVASAAFRREGIDGIGVADVMKRAGLTHGGFYSHFKSKEELVKEAVASAFSQSRLRKGREEGKSVEELIRSYLRPEHRDRLDGGCAMAALVGDFARRPKANREDFATRIGRMIGLIEEVLPSALSPAARKKKATGIVATLVGALQLARTETDPKASDAILEAGIDAALSQVNS, encoded by the coding sequence ATGCGCTACGACAAAGGACACAAGGAAGAGACGCGGAAGAAGATCGTCGAGGTCGCCTCCGCCGCCTTTCGCCGCGAGGGGATCGACGGCATCGGCGTCGCCGACGTGATGAAGCGGGCCGGGCTGACCCACGGCGGCTTCTACAGCCACTTCAAGTCGAAGGAGGAATTGGTGAAGGAGGCCGTCGCCTCCGCTTTTTCCCAAAGCCGCCTCCGCAAGGGGCGGGAGGAGGGGAAGAGTGTCGAGGAACTGATCCGCAGCTACCTCCGGCCCGAGCACCGGGACCGGCTCGACGGGGGGTGCGCGATGGCCGCCCTCGTCGGCGATTTCGCCCGCCGCCCGAAGGCGAACCGCGAGGACTTCGCCACGCGGATCGGACGGATGATCGGCCTCATCGAGGAGGTCCTGCCTTCCGCCCTTTCCCCAGCGGCGCGGAAGAAGAAGGCGACGGGAATCGTCGCCACCCTGGTCGGCGCCCTCCAGCTGGCCCGGACCGAGACCGATCCGAAGGCCTCCGACGCGATCCTCGAGGCGGGCATCGATGCCGCGCTGAGCCAAGTGAACTCCTAA
- a CDS encoding HlyD family secretion protein, translating to MSTLAPTVPLNGHAVPPRIPAETPVSRKPTRKHLLLGGGGLLLAAGLVLYLIHAGRHEVTDDAYTTGHVHAISARVPGTVAEVAVDDNDAVKDGQTLVRLDPRDFQVGVDKAKADFEKANADFARVEQLKGTGALSVQEYDQTKAAMLVAKATLDDMNNQLGYCTLAAPTAGIVGNKTVQIGNRIAAGTVLMSVVQDVWIVANYKETQVGRLREGQRVAIKIDAVPGHVFTGRIDSLSPGSGSTFALLPPENATGNFTKIVQRVPVKIVFDPDSIRGYEKRLVPGLSVETDVDLRD from the coding sequence ATGTCCACCCTCGCCCCCACCGTCCCCCTGAACGGGCACGCCGTTCCTCCCCGCATTCCTGCCGAGACGCCCGTCTCGCGGAAGCCGACCCGGAAGCACCTCCTCCTCGGAGGCGGGGGCCTCCTCCTCGCGGCGGGCCTCGTTCTCTATCTGATCCACGCCGGCCGCCACGAGGTGACCGACGACGCCTACACGACCGGCCACGTCCACGCGATCAGCGCCCGCGTTCCCGGGACGGTCGCCGAGGTCGCCGTCGACGACAACGACGCGGTGAAGGACGGCCAGACCCTCGTCCGCCTCGACCCGCGCGATTTCCAGGTCGGCGTCGACAAGGCGAAGGCCGACTTCGAGAAGGCCAATGCCGACTTCGCCCGCGTCGAGCAGCTCAAGGGAACCGGCGCCCTCTCCGTCCAGGAGTACGACCAGACGAAGGCGGCGATGCTCGTCGCGAAGGCGACCCTCGACGACATGAACAATCAGCTCGGCTACTGCACCCTCGCCGCGCCGACGGCGGGGATCGTCGGGAACAAGACCGTCCAGATCGGGAACCGGATCGCGGCGGGGACCGTCCTCATGTCGGTGGTGCAGGACGTCTGGATCGTCGCCAATTACAAGGAGACCCAGGTCGGCCGCCTCCGCGAGGGGCAGCGGGTCGCCATCAAGATCGACGCCGTTCCCGGCCACGTCTTCACCGGCCGGATCGACAGCCTTTCGCCCGGCTCGGGCTCGACCTTCGCCCTCCTCCCGCCCGAGAACGCGACGGGCAACTTCACCAAGATCGTCCAGCGCGTCCCGGTGAAGATCGTCTTCGATCCCGACTCGATCCGCGGCTACGAGAAGCGCCTCGTCCCCGGCCTCTCCGTCGAGACCGATGTCGACCTCCGGGACTAG
- a CDS encoding FkbM family methyltransferase, whose protein sequence is MNEKASPYGSWVGFLDHSRAVRALSRLLSLRAVVDALLGATARERRSPRRGLRYRISDWNGWLAHEEWKAGAKLQRLAGETEIETLVDLGANAGFFSLAVLDTLAPRLSHALLVEANRALIPRLERLVEANSLNQVRVVWGAVGTGLPAGSPVAFAVEPAHLGSHLEAVASSTVGAAPERRIEVPAVSALEAWTALAGDRAIDLLKIDIEGAEYTLLKTENTLLRQARRILIEWHHAVAPRAEGEKVLAAEGFELRELFFDRPLISQALYVKRP, encoded by the coding sequence GTGAACGAGAAAGCCAGCCCCTATGGCTCGTGGGTCGGCTTTCTCGACCACTCGCGGGCCGTCCGCGCCCTCTCCCGACTCCTCTCGCTTCGCGCGGTCGTCGATGCCCTCCTCGGGGCGACCGCCCGGGAACGGCGTTCCCCCCGCAGGGGACTTCGCTATCGCATTTCCGACTGGAACGGGTGGCTCGCCCACGAGGAATGGAAGGCCGGGGCGAAGCTCCAGCGCCTCGCCGGCGAGACTGAAATCGAGACCCTCGTCGATCTCGGGGCCAACGCCGGGTTCTTCTCCCTCGCCGTCCTCGACACCCTCGCGCCCCGCCTTTCGCACGCCCTTCTCGTCGAGGCCAACCGCGCGCTGATCCCCCGGCTGGAACGCCTCGTCGAAGCGAACAGCCTGAACCAGGTCCGCGTCGTCTGGGGCGCCGTCGGGACGGGCCTCCCCGCCGGATCGCCAGTCGCATTCGCCGTCGAGCCCGCCCACCTCGGTTCCCACCTCGAGGCCGTCGCCTCGTCGACCGTGGGGGCCGCTCCCGAACGCCGCATCGAAGTCCCGGCCGTCAGCGCCCTCGAAGCCTGGACCGCCCTCGCCGGGGACCGCGCCATCGATCTCCTGAAGATCGACATCGAAGGGGCCGAATACACCCTGTTGAAGACCGAAAACACCTTGTTGCGCCAGGCCCGGCGCATCCTCATCGAATGGCATCACGCCGTCGCGCCCCGCGCCGAGGGGGAGAAAGTCCTCGCGGCGGAAGGCTTCGAGCTTCGGGAACTTTTTTTCGACCGGCCCCTGATCTCCCAGGCGCTCTACGTGAAGCGTCCCTGA